In a single window of the Streptomyces sp. NBC_00094 genome:
- a CDS encoding DUF6114 domain-containing protein, translating to MSAEIPASREVPQENRFKVWRQTRPFWAGLFTMIGGLPIAYLPYGDMRLGNVTLAMATTAGAGALIIGVLLITLGLTMWFQPMVRVFAGVASIVLGLVSIPVSNFGGLVIGFLFALIGGGMSAAWAPAPPVEEAADAEHDGQPEASDEADAEFETAAVQAAGIPEQYEVDEATETTIDAKGGRNSAG from the coding sequence ATGAGCGCCGAGATCCCCGCCTCCCGCGAAGTCCCCCAGGAGAACAGGTTCAAGGTCTGGCGGCAGACCCGACCCTTCTGGGCGGGACTGTTCACCATGATTGGCGGCCTGCCGATCGCCTACCTTCCATACGGGGACATGCGGCTCGGCAATGTCACCCTCGCCATGGCGACGACCGCCGGAGCCGGCGCGCTGATCATCGGCGTCCTGCTCATCACGCTCGGCCTCACGATGTGGTTCCAGCCCATGGTGCGGGTCTTTGCGGGCGTTGCGTCGATTGTCCTTGGGCTGGTGTCCATCCCGGTGTCGAACTTCGGCGGTCTGGTCATCGGGTTCCTGTTCGCCCTTATCGGAGGCGGAATGTCCGCCGCGTGGGCGCCCGCCCCCCCGGTCGAGGAGGCCGCCGACGCAGAGCACGACGGTCAGCCGGAGGCCTCCGACGAGGCCGACGCCGAGTTCGAGACCGCGGCCGTGCAGGCGGCCGGGATCCCGGAGCAGTACGAGGTGGACGAGGCGACCGAAACGACGATCGACGCCAAGGGCGGGAGGAACAGTGCGGGGTGA